A genomic region of Streptosporangium lutulentum contains the following coding sequences:
- a CDS encoding DUF1996 domain-containing protein: MSTTASRGIRAGRASVVRQVRRLSLAGVLVGLLGTSVVSVASPAAAAEVPLSQGRNAVASSAERGDLSGAAAVDGKTSTRWSSKFSDPQWLSVDLGKSTAIKKIVINWENAYAKAFQIQTAAGGNGPWETVYSTTAGKGGVQTVNVSANGRFVRLYTTKRSGQYGVSLWEFQVFGTGSGTSNPPATPKPSTTPTTPATPKPSGTPTTPTTPKPSATPTTPTPAGGWVPVNQAEWKKTLDAYNKVAPEAVPAGIVRVPEFQTNCEVANEAKDDPVVLPGLVGASHMHTFFGPKVNANTTVDDLFASPTNCDAPGDHSAYWAPTLLRNGKTVPMKNFRVYYGSRLKDPSTVKPFPPGLVMVQGDAKRQVATPKGASGQFWCAGSAETGRSADGNWPVCAPGGNLIYQLTFQDCWDGKNIDSPDHKSHMGPAKDGACTGAYPVAVPNLSFMLGYDSLGGSGLSLSSGLPSSIHGDFMNAWKPENLGALVKVCINAKAKCGTTPGWKKN, translated from the coding sequence ATGAGTACAACCGCCTCGCGCGGCATACGAGCTGGACGCGCGTCCGTCGTACGTCAGGTCCGCCGCTTGTCGCTGGCCGGTGTTCTCGTCGGCCTTCTGGGCACCTCCGTGGTGAGCGTCGCCTCCCCGGCCGCCGCGGCCGAGGTGCCCCTCTCGCAGGGCCGTAACGCCGTCGCCTCCTCTGCGGAGCGCGGTGACCTGTCGGGCGCAGCCGCCGTCGACGGCAAGACCAGCACTCGCTGGTCCAGCAAGTTCAGCGACCCGCAGTGGCTCTCGGTCGACCTCGGCAAGTCCACCGCGATCAAGAAGATCGTCATCAACTGGGAGAACGCCTACGCCAAGGCGTTCCAGATCCAGACCGCCGCCGGCGGCAACGGCCCCTGGGAGACGGTGTACAGCACCACGGCGGGCAAGGGCGGCGTCCAGACCGTCAACGTGTCGGCCAACGGCCGGTTCGTGCGGCTGTACACGACCAAGCGGTCCGGCCAGTACGGCGTCTCGCTGTGGGAGTTCCAGGTCTTCGGCACCGGCTCGGGCACCTCGAACCCGCCGGCCACGCCGAAGCCCAGCACCACCCCGACCACCCCGGCCACGCCGAAGCCCAGCGGCACCCCGACCACGCCGACCACGCCGAAGCCCAGTGCCACCCCGACCACTCCCACGCCTGCCGGCGGCTGGGTGCCGGTGAACCAGGCCGAGTGGAAGAAGACCCTGGACGCGTACAACAAGGTCGCGCCCGAAGCGGTTCCCGCGGGAATCGTGCGAGTCCCCGAGTTCCAGACCAACTGCGAAGTCGCCAACGAGGCCAAGGACGACCCGGTCGTGCTGCCCGGCCTGGTCGGCGCCTCCCACATGCACACCTTCTTCGGCCCGAAGGTGAACGCGAACACCACGGTGGACGACCTCTTCGCGAGTCCCACGAACTGCGACGCTCCCGGGGACCACAGCGCCTACTGGGCGCCGACCCTGCTGCGTAACGGCAAGACGGTCCCGATGAAGAACTTCCGCGTGTACTACGGCTCCCGACTCAAGGACCCGTCGACGGTCAAGCCTTTCCCGCCGGGCCTGGTCATGGTGCAGGGTGACGCGAAGCGTCAGGTCGCGACGCCGAAGGGTGCCTCCGGCCAGTTCTGGTGCGCCGGCAGCGCCGAGACCGGCCGCAGCGCCGACGGCAACTGGCCCGTCTGCGCCCCGGGTGGCAACCTGATCTACCAGCTGACCTTCCAGGACTGCTGGGACGGCAAGAACATCGACTCGCCCGACCACAAGTCGCACATGGGTCCGGCCAAGGACGGCGCCTGCACCGGCGCCTACCCGGTCGCGGTCCCCAACCTCTCGTTCATGCTCGGCTACGACTCCCTCGGCGGCAGCGGCCTGTCGCTGTCGTCGGGCCTGCCGTCCTCGATTCACGGTGACTTCATGAACGCATGGAAGCCGGAGAACCTCGGCGCGCTCGTGAAGGTCTGCATCAACGCGAAGGCCAAGTGCGGCACCACGCCGGGCTGGAAGAAGAACTAA
- a CDS encoding alpha/beta fold hydrolase — translation MHVFSAPDGTGLAYHEFGEGPPVICLPGGPMQDSAYLGELGGLSAHRQLIMVDPRGTGRSAIPEDVTSYRCDRLVDDLEALRVHLGLDRMDLLGHSAGVNLAVLYAARHPDRVGKLMLVTPSVFAVGLAVTGEARLETARLRKDEPWFGPAIAALEAIVAGTATDDSWDAIDPFFYGRWDAAAQAHQAAQNGRRNDEAAAVFGSEGAYDPDATRTALATFDAPVLLLAGETDLNSPPSVVAEYAALFPNAEFVVQPEAGHCPWVDDAGRFVTTAATFLG, via the coding sequence ATGCATGTCTTCTCCGCACCCGACGGAACCGGCCTCGCCTACCACGAGTTCGGCGAGGGCCCCCCGGTGATCTGCCTGCCGGGCGGTCCGATGCAGGACTCCGCCTATCTCGGCGAACTCGGCGGCCTGTCGGCGCATCGGCAGTTGATCATGGTGGATCCTCGGGGCACCGGCCGGTCCGCGATACCGGAGGACGTTACCTCCTACCGCTGCGACCGCCTCGTCGACGACCTCGAGGCCTTGCGCGTCCACCTCGGTCTCGACCGCATGGACCTGCTCGGGCACTCCGCCGGCGTGAACCTCGCGGTCCTCTACGCGGCCCGTCACCCCGACCGCGTCGGCAAGCTCATGCTGGTCACTCCCAGCGTCTTCGCCGTCGGCCTCGCGGTCACCGGGGAGGCCCGGCTTGAAACCGCGCGGCTCCGCAAGGACGAGCCCTGGTTCGGTCCGGCCATCGCGGCTCTTGAGGCGATCGTCGCCGGCACGGCCACCGACGACAGCTGGGATGCCATCGATCCCTTCTTCTACGGCCGATGGGACGCGGCGGCACAGGCCCACCAGGCGGCTCAGAACGGCCGCCGGAACGACGAGGCCGCGGCCGTCTTCGGCTCCGAGGGCGCCTACGACCCGGATGCCACTCGCACGGCACTCGCCACGTTCGACGCACCGGTGCTGCTGCTCGCCGGAGAGACCGACCTGAACTCTCCCCCGAGCGTCGTGGCCGAATACGCCGCGCTGTTCCCGAACGCCGAGTTCGTCGTTCAACCGGAGGCGGGCCACTGTCCGTGGGTCGACGACGCCGGCCGGTTCGTGACGACGGCCGCGACGTTCCTGGGCTGA
- a CDS encoding PP2C family protein-serine/threonine phosphatase, translating to MTKRSTAFKQPADLPPEVFDPARLAAVRATGLLDTGPDEVFDEFARLAAAVTGAQRAFVTVVDDRRSYWKSVIGAGELSIAERQNCAEDSACHVVVATDAPVIAEDAARDPRLAGIGGIVQMGVGAWAGYPIHAPGGEVLGTLCVVDSEPRAWTALHVETLAALSRAITAEIRLRDALNRSERQMVALRASAEVSAELARTLQESLLPPLLLSPPGLQAAAAYVPAESGVSVLGDFYDLFAASGSRWCALLGDVSGHGVEAAKITALARYTVRADAPHHNSPSLVLAQLNAALLAQRTSGGQFLTAICAIFRPDHDGVTGLLCTAGHPSALIRRRDGSVQEVRSNGALLGLFDDPGLSSVRFTLLAGDTLLLYTDGITEAPAPGGELFGEERLRLLLSGCERMNASAVVARIRDAVLAHGGPEPRDDVALLALRVPLPEEFDPAGTP from the coding sequence GTGACGAAGCGTTCAACGGCGTTCAAGCAGCCGGCCGATCTGCCGCCGGAGGTGTTCGATCCGGCGCGGCTGGCGGCCGTGCGTGCCACGGGCCTGTTGGACACCGGTCCTGATGAGGTGTTCGATGAGTTCGCCCGGCTGGCCGCGGCGGTGACCGGAGCGCAGCGCGCGTTCGTGACGGTGGTCGACGATCGGCGCTCGTACTGGAAGAGCGTGATCGGTGCGGGCGAGCTGTCGATCGCCGAGCGCCAGAACTGCGCCGAGGACAGCGCGTGCCACGTGGTGGTGGCCACCGACGCGCCGGTGATCGCCGAAGACGCGGCCCGTGATCCGCGTCTGGCCGGGATCGGTGGCATCGTCCAGATGGGGGTCGGGGCGTGGGCGGGCTATCCCATCCACGCGCCGGGCGGCGAGGTGCTGGGCACGTTGTGCGTGGTGGACTCCGAACCCCGGGCGTGGACCGCGTTGCATGTGGAGACCTTGGCCGCGCTGTCGCGGGCGATCACCGCCGAGATCCGGCTGCGTGACGCGCTGAACCGCTCCGAACGTCAGATGGTGGCGTTGCGGGCCTCGGCCGAGGTCTCCGCCGAGCTGGCGCGCACGTTGCAGGAGAGCCTGCTGCCGCCGCTGCTGCTCAGTCCTCCCGGTCTGCAGGCGGCCGCGGCCTACGTGCCGGCCGAGAGCGGGGTGTCGGTGCTGGGTGACTTCTACGACCTGTTCGCGGCCAGCGGCTCGCGCTGGTGCGCGTTGCTGGGCGATGTGAGCGGCCACGGCGTGGAGGCGGCGAAGATCACCGCGCTGGCCCGCTACACCGTGCGGGCCGACGCGCCTCACCATAACTCCCCCAGCCTGGTGCTGGCCCAGCTCAATGCCGCCCTGCTGGCCCAGCGCACGTCGGGCGGGCAGTTCCTGACGGCCATCTGCGCGATCTTCCGTCCCGACCACGACGGCGTCACCGGGTTGCTGTGCACGGCGGGGCACCCCTCGGCGCTGATCCGCCGCCGCGACGGGAGCGTGCAGGAGGTCCGCTCGAACGGCGCGCTGCTGGGCCTGTTCGACGACCCCGGGCTGAGCAGTGTCCGTTTCACCCTGCTGGCCGGCGACACCCTGCTGTTGTACACCGACGGCATCACCGAGGCCCCCGCTCCCGGCGGGGAGTTGTTCGGCGAGGAACGCCTGCGCCTGCTGCTGTCCGGCTGCGAGCGGATGAACGCCTCGGCCGTCGTGGCCCGTATCCGGGACGCGGTTCTGGCCCACGGCGGCCCGGAGCCGCGCGACGACGTGGCTCTGCTGGCCCTGCGCGTTCCCCTGCCCGAGGAGTTCGACCCGGCCGGAACGCCCTGA
- a CDS encoding STAS domain-containing protein has product MTAAVRFTLHPDATVPHTLIMALSGELDYDNADVLCERITALLTGEYQRLVLDLSGLTFCDSTGIKVFLALRTLIDERSGAIALTDLHPRLDKVFQMTGLGQLFAVYPARADALNLMRAQPSAP; this is encoded by the coding sequence ATGACCGCTGCCGTCCGGTTCACCCTGCATCCCGACGCCACCGTGCCGCACACCCTCATCATGGCGTTGAGCGGTGAGCTGGACTACGACAACGCCGACGTCCTGTGTGAGCGGATCACGGCCCTGTTGACCGGCGAATATCAGCGTCTGGTCCTGGACCTGTCCGGGCTGACGTTCTGCGACTCCACCGGGATCAAGGTCTTCCTGGCCCTGCGCACCCTGATCGACGAGCGCAGCGGGGCGATCGCGCTGACCGACCTGCATCCTCGCCTGGACAAGGTTTTCCAGATGACGGGATTGGGGCAGTTGTTCGCCGTGTATCCCGCCCGCGCCGACGCCCTGAACCTGATGCGCGCTCAGCCGAGCGCTCCGTAG
- a CDS encoding ATP-binding protein encodes MNTDRGTHWPITDDLAALRQRIRRYATRAGLTGTRREDLLLAANEAVINVLEHGGGVGTVTLWHDERGLSVEITDTAGLLAPHDVHRERPVPRADRGFGLWLMGRLCDEFTIRQEAGRSHVRLRMRLRSAGALQPGGHGA; translated from the coding sequence GTGAACACCGACCGGGGAACGCACTGGCCGATCACCGACGACCTCGCCGCCCTGAGACAACGGATCCGCCGCTACGCGACCCGGGCGGGCCTGACCGGAACGCGTCGCGAGGATCTGCTGCTCGCCGCCAACGAGGCCGTCATCAACGTCCTGGAACACGGCGGCGGAGTCGGCACCGTGACCCTCTGGCACGACGAGCGAGGGCTGAGCGTCGAGATCACCGACACCGCCGGTCTGCTCGCCCCCCACGACGTTCACCGCGAACGTCCCGTGCCTCGCGCGGACCGGGGCTTCGGACTGTGGCTGATGGGCCGGCTGTGTGATGAGTTCACCATCAGGCAGGAGGCCGGACGATCCCACGTCCGGCTCCGGATGCGCCTGCGCTCCGCCGGTGCCCTCCAGCCCGGAGGCCACGGCGCGTAG
- the selA gene encoding L-seryl-tRNA(Sec) selenium transferase, whose translation MPRTDVVLADPRLVAAEGRLGRAVVKEAVAQAQQRVRQGGLGPEEVADAAVAALPPYAASLRPVINMTGVLVHTNLGRAPLSAAATEAVAAAAGFADVEFDLATGARARRGRGAMDALARAVPAAEDVHVVNNNAAALVLAATVLAAGREIVVSRGELVEIGDGFRIPDLLVSTGARLREVGTTNRTSYADYLAAVGPQTGFVLKIHPSNFRVEGFTGSVEVAELARLSELGVPVVADIGSGLLAREPLLPEEPDAASTLRAGADLVTASGDKLLGGPQAGLLLGRRDLVERCRRHPLARALRVDKLTLAALEATLRGPASPVEEALHADPVALRERAEALASTLAEAGIEARAVRSEATVGGGGAPGVTLPSAAISLPERFAVPLRTGAVPVVGRVERGRLLLDLRTVPAGRDVDVVRAIIEVSG comes from the coding sequence GTGCCGCGCACAGACGTCGTGCTCGCCGATCCACGACTGGTCGCGGCGGAGGGACGGCTGGGACGGGCCGTCGTCAAGGAAGCCGTGGCACAGGCACAGCAGCGGGTACGGCAGGGCGGTCTCGGCCCCGAGGAGGTCGCGGACGCGGCGGTGGCGGCGCTCCCGCCGTACGCGGCGAGCCTGCGACCGGTGATCAACATGACCGGCGTGCTGGTTCACACCAACCTTGGCCGGGCGCCCCTGTCGGCCGCCGCGACGGAGGCGGTGGCCGCCGCGGCGGGTTTCGCCGACGTGGAGTTCGACCTGGCCACCGGGGCCAGGGCACGCCGGGGGCGGGGCGCGATGGACGCGCTCGCGCGGGCCGTACCCGCCGCCGAGGACGTGCACGTGGTCAACAACAACGCCGCCGCGCTCGTGCTGGCCGCCACCGTGCTCGCCGCCGGGCGGGAGATCGTGGTCAGCCGGGGCGAGCTGGTGGAGATCGGGGACGGCTTCCGCATTCCCGACCTGCTCGTCTCCACCGGCGCGAGGCTGCGCGAGGTGGGCACGACCAACCGCACCTCGTACGCGGACTACCTGGCGGCCGTCGGGCCCCAGACGGGCTTCGTCCTCAAGATCCACCCATCCAACTTCCGGGTCGAGGGGTTCACCGGTTCGGTCGAGGTCGCCGAGCTCGCGAGACTCTCGGAGCTCGGCGTGCCCGTCGTGGCCGACATCGGCTCGGGCCTGCTCGCCAGGGAGCCGCTGCTGCCCGAGGAACCCGACGCGGCGAGCACGCTCAGGGCCGGGGCGGACCTGGTCACGGCCAGTGGCGACAAGCTGCTCGGCGGGCCGCAGGCGGGCCTGCTGCTCGGCCGCCGTGACCTGGTCGAACGATGCAGGCGGCATCCGCTCGCCCGGGCGCTGCGGGTGGACAAACTGACGCTGGCCGCGCTGGAGGCGACCCTGCGCGGTCCCGCCTCCCCGGTCGAGGAGGCGCTGCACGCCGACCCGGTGGCGCTGCGCGAGCGCGCCGAGGCGCTCGCCTCGACGCTGGCCGAGGCCGGGATCGAGGCGAGAGCCGTACGGAGCGAGGCCACGGTGGGCGGCGGGGGAGCGCCCGGCGTGACGTTGCCGAGTGCCGCGATCAGCCTGCCCGAGCGGTTCGCCGTACCGCTGCGGACCGGAGCCGTCCCCGTCGTCGGCCGGGTCGAGAGGGGACGGCTCCTGCTCGACCTGCGGACCGTCCCCGCGGGCCGGGACGTCGACGTGGTGCGCGCGATCATCGAGGTGAGCGGCTGA
- the selB gene encoding selenocysteine-specific translation elongation factor has product MHVVATAGHVDHGKSTLVRALTGMEPDRLEEERRRGLTIELGYAWTTLPSGERLAFVDVPGHERFLGTMLAGAGPAPAVMFVVAADEGWMPQSQEHLVALEALGVRHGLLVVTRSDLADPGPAIERARLRLAASGLGEAEALAVSGRTGQGLDELRGALDRLVAALPAPDPGAPVRLWIDRAFSVRGSGTVVTGTLPAGTVAAGDELALPGGPVRVRALECLKEQVTSVTGVARVALNLRGRVVPERGQALVTPGAWTDTALIDVRISPAGATGPGGRGGDDRPPLTAHDLPRRLTAHIGSAAVVCEVRPLGGEIVRLRLATPLPLHVGDVLLLRDPGRERGEVRVLAGASVLDVRPPALRRRGAARERAARLAAAGPDAAFLLGTHRLLRTGDLLAMGCAPGGRPVCGDWHADPAYWSGLGERLAEEVRRHAAEHPLEPGMPVEAARHELGLPDRRLVAALVRAPLAVADGRIVCGPSGLPAPVARAVERLGAELSARPFLAPEAGRLAELGLGPRELAAAVRAGGLLRVAEGIVLLPGADVRAAEVLARLPQPFTVSQARQALDTSRRVAVPLLEHLDRRGITERVDEIHRRCRNSKK; this is encoded by the coding sequence ATGCACGTCGTCGCCACCGCGGGCCACGTCGACCATGGAAAGTCGACGCTGGTGCGGGCGCTCACCGGGATGGAACCCGACCGGCTGGAGGAGGAGCGGCGGCGGGGGCTGACGATCGAGCTCGGCTACGCCTGGACGACGCTGCCCTCGGGCGAGCGGCTGGCCTTCGTGGACGTGCCCGGACACGAGCGGTTCCTCGGCACGATGCTGGCCGGAGCCGGTCCCGCGCCCGCCGTCATGTTCGTGGTGGCGGCGGACGAGGGCTGGATGCCGCAGTCGCAGGAGCACCTGGTGGCGCTGGAGGCCCTCGGGGTACGGCACGGCCTGCTCGTGGTGACCCGCTCCGACCTCGCCGACCCCGGGCCCGCCATCGAGCGGGCACGGCTCCGCCTGGCCGCGAGCGGCCTGGGCGAGGCCGAGGCGCTGGCGGTGAGCGGGCGCACGGGTCAGGGACTCGACGAGCTGCGCGGCGCGCTGGACCGGCTGGTGGCCGCTCTGCCCGCGCCCGATCCCGGGGCGCCGGTGCGGCTCTGGATCGACCGGGCGTTCAGCGTGCGCGGCAGCGGCACGGTCGTGACCGGGACGCTGCCCGCGGGCACGGTCGCGGCCGGGGACGAGCTGGCGCTTCCCGGCGGGCCGGTGCGGGTCCGGGCGCTGGAGTGCCTGAAGGAGCAGGTGACCTCGGTGACGGGTGTGGCGCGGGTGGCGCTCAACCTTCGCGGCCGGGTCGTCCCCGAACGAGGCCAGGCCCTGGTCACGCCCGGGGCGTGGACGGACACCGCCCTGATCGACGTCCGGATCTCCCCGGCCGGAGCGACGGGTCCGGGGGGCCGGGGCGGAGACGACCGGCCGCCGCTCACCGCGCACGACCTGCCCAGGCGGCTGACCGCGCATATCGGGTCGGCGGCGGTGGTGTGCGAGGTGCGGCCGCTCGGCGGGGAGATCGTACGGCTGCGTCTGGCCACGCCGCTGCCACTGCACGTGGGCGACGTGCTGCTGCTGCGTGACCCGGGCAGGGAACGAGGCGAGGTGAGGGTGCTCGCCGGGGCGAGCGTGCTGGACGTGCGCCCGCCCGCGCTGCGCCGCAGGGGCGCGGCGAGGGAACGCGCCGCCCGGTTGGCGGCGGCCGGGCCGGACGCGGCCTTCCTGCTGGGCACGCACCGGTTGCTGCGTACGGGTGATCTGCTGGCGATGGGGTGCGCCCCCGGGGGAAGACCGGTGTGCGGCGACTGGCACGCCGACCCGGCGTACTGGTCGGGGCTGGGGGAGCGGCTCGCCGAGGAGGTGCGACGTCACGCCGCGGAGCATCCGCTGGAGCCTGGAATGCCGGTCGAGGCGGCCCGCCACGAGCTGGGCCTGCCCGATCGGCGGCTGGTCGCGGCGCTCGTGAGGGCACCGCTGGCCGTGGCCGACGGGCGGATCGTGTGCGGGCCCTCCGGGCTGCCCGCGCCGGTGGCCCGGGCCGTCGAGCGGCTCGGCGCGGAGCTGTCCGCGCGTCCCTTCCTGGCCCCGGAGGCCGGACGGCTGGCCGAGCTGGGACTGGGTCCGCGGGAGCTGGCGGCGGCCGTACGGGCGGGGGGCCTGCTTCGCGTGGCCGAGGGGATCGTGCTGCTGCCCGGCGCGGACGTCCGGGCGGCGGAGGTGCTCGCCCGGCTGCCGCAGCCCTTCACGGTCAGCCAGGCCAGGCAGGCACTGGACACCAGCCGCAGGGTCGCGGTGCCGCTGCTGGAGCACCTCGACCGGCGGGGGATCACCGAGCGGGTGGACGAGATACACCGGCGCTGCAGGAATAGTAAAAAATGA